A stretch of the Methylacidiphilum caldifontis genome encodes the following:
- a CDS encoding DnaJ C-terminal domain-containing protein, giving the protein MKFRNYYEILGVDKNATQDEIRSAFRRLARIYHPDVAKDKKAAEEKFKDINEAYEVLSDPEKRKKYDQMFESWDRTQEEFVPPFWSAPKGWTYQQRYEPEFGGTGFSDFFEAFFTEHGGLFSNLFQKNGDTALKKQKGRDLSAEILVSLDEVLHGSVRQITISRPFNGGSRKDTYQITIPIGIEEGQRIRLAGLGEPSAFGKAGDLFLKVKYAKHPFFRVEGKDLYYDLEIPPWDAALGSKVQIPTLEGQVNLKIPPGCKSGTKLRLKGLGLPYREGGKRGDLYVVISINVPQAINPEERKLWEQLSKKKYQ; this is encoded by the coding sequence ATGAAGTTTAGAAATTATTACGAAATATTGGGAGTAGACAAGAACGCAACTCAAGATGAGATTAGATCAGCTTTCAGGCGTCTTGCTCGAATTTATCATCCTGATGTAGCTAAAGATAAAAAAGCCGCTGAAGAGAAATTTAAAGATATAAACGAAGCATACGAAGTCTTGAGTGACCCCGAAAAGAGAAAAAAATATGACCAGATGTTTGAGTCATGGGATAGAACACAAGAAGAATTTGTCCCTCCATTCTGGTCTGCTCCAAAAGGATGGACATATCAACAAAGATACGAGCCCGAATTTGGAGGCACAGGCTTTAGTGATTTCTTTGAGGCCTTTTTTACAGAGCATGGCGGGCTTTTTTCCAATCTTTTTCAAAAAAACGGTGACACGGCCCTTAAAAAACAGAAGGGCAGAGATTTATCAGCAGAAATCCTGGTTAGCCTTGATGAAGTTCTTCATGGTTCAGTGCGTCAAATCACCATATCTCGCCCGTTTAATGGAGGAAGTCGTAAAGATACCTACCAGATTACTATTCCCATTGGTATAGAAGAAGGCCAAAGAATCCGACTCGCCGGACTAGGAGAACCTTCAGCTTTTGGGAAGGCGGGTGATCTTTTTTTGAAGGTCAAATATGCAAAGCATCCCTTCTTTAGAGTCGAAGGTAAAGATCTTTACTATGATCTCGAAATTCCTCCCTGGGATGCAGCATTAGGGTCAAAAGTTCAGATTCCAACCTTGGAAGGGCAGGTCAACTTAAAAATTCCGCCGGGTTGTAAATCTGGAACTAAACTACGCCTTAAAGGTCTAGGCCTCCCTTACCGAGAAGGGGGAAAAAGAGGAGATCTTTACGTGGTCATTTCAATAAATGTACCACAAGCTATAAACCCTGAGGAAAGAAAGCTTTGGGAACAACTCAGTAAAAAGAAATATCAATAG
- a CDS encoding 4-alpha-glucanotransferase gives MQQIKNNEKQAGILVPVFALRRENDLGIGDTKAVLSTIDFCRSLRFSYLQILPINETSEDNSPYNAMSSIAYDPMLLTMEPGFIPGLLDEDLKTAEFKELRFKEKLIDYTLVKKVKKSLLEKAFSRFVLSSSLVQRKDFAHFCSQNKDWLSRYTLFRVLVEENDGNSRWSDWPEEIQNYKNALSWFKKQKNKSRIIEKRRFYAFVQWVAYNQWKTVRQYADIKKVKLMGDIPFGINRYSSDVWASQELFDCQWSCGAPPETFFQGDEFVKKWGQNWGFPLYRWERHEAESFSWWKQRVLQTTKIFHAFRIDHVLGFFRVYAFPWFPEQNDEFLSLNKEEVRVKTAGLLPRFFPGPDEPEESALINKNQGEKILKVILDTAKKEIVVAEDLGLVPSYVRPVLQKMGIPGFTIPMFERNVDFSYRPTKDYPFLSVATYGTHDHPPLASRYNYLCQKAAQNPYSEEMRELKHIGLFIGWNSSELPDHFDENIHLRFIEILLNCPCWLVVFSISDLLGIDLQFNHPGSDPKDNWRERLDKPLIDYLKEAEFASKLKKISQYIEQSQRS, from the coding sequence ATGCAACAGATAAAGAACAATGAAAAGCAAGCGGGCATTTTGGTTCCTGTATTTGCATTAAGAAGAGAAAATGACTTAGGTATTGGTGACACCAAGGCTGTTTTGTCTACAATAGATTTTTGTCGATCCCTACGCTTTAGCTATCTTCAAATTCTGCCCATAAATGAGACAAGTGAAGACAATAGCCCTTATAATGCGATGAGCTCCATCGCCTATGATCCAATGCTTCTTACCATGGAACCGGGATTTATACCTGGACTTTTAGACGAAGATCTCAAGACAGCCGAATTTAAGGAGCTCAGGTTCAAAGAAAAGTTAATTGATTACACTCTTGTAAAGAAGGTTAAAAAAAGCCTTTTGGAAAAAGCTTTTTCCCGTTTTGTACTTTCTTCCAGCCTTGTTCAAAGAAAGGATTTTGCCCATTTTTGTAGCCAAAACAAAGATTGGCTTTCTAGATATACTCTTTTTAGGGTTCTTGTAGAAGAAAATGATGGAAACAGCCGTTGGAGCGACTGGCCTGAAGAGATTCAGAATTATAAAAATGCCTTGAGTTGGTTTAAAAAACAAAAAAATAAGAGTCGTATTATAGAGAAGAGACGTTTTTATGCCTTTGTCCAATGGGTTGCTTACAATCAATGGAAAACCGTTAGACAATATGCGGACATCAAAAAGGTTAAACTGATGGGGGACATTCCGTTTGGAATCAATAGGTATAGCTCAGATGTTTGGGCAAGCCAAGAGCTTTTCGATTGTCAATGGAGTTGCGGAGCTCCTCCTGAAACCTTTTTCCAGGGAGATGAATTTGTAAAAAAATGGGGACAAAATTGGGGATTTCCCTTGTACAGGTGGGAAAGACATGAAGCCGAATCCTTCAGTTGGTGGAAGCAAAGAGTCCTACAAACGACAAAAATATTCCACGCTTTTCGTATCGACCATGTTTTAGGTTTTTTCAGGGTCTATGCCTTTCCATGGTTTCCTGAGCAAAATGATGAATTTCTTTCTTTGAACAAAGAAGAAGTAAGAGTTAAAACAGCTGGCCTGCTACCTCGATTTTTTCCTGGACCAGATGAGCCGGAAGAGTCGGCTCTCATTAATAAAAATCAAGGGGAAAAAATCTTGAAGGTAATCCTCGATACCGCCAAAAAAGAAATTGTTGTTGCTGAAGATCTTGGTCTTGTTCCCAGCTATGTAAGACCAGTTCTGCAAAAAATGGGTATTCCAGGTTTTACTATCCCCATGTTCGAAAGAAACGTCGATTTTTCCTATCGACCCACAAAGGATTATCCATTCCTTTCCGTTGCCACTTATGGGACACACGATCATCCCCCATTAGCCAGCCGATATAACTACCTTTGTCAAAAAGCCGCACAAAACCCATATAGCGAGGAGATGAGGGAACTTAAGCATATCGGTCTTTTTATTGGATGGAATTCTTCCGAGCTTCCTGATCATTTTGATGAAAACATTCATCTTCGTTTTATTGAAATCCTTCTCAACTGTCCTTGTTGGCTTGTTGTTTTTTCCATTAGCGATCTTCTAGGCATAGACCTTCAATTTAATCATCCTGGATCAGATCCAAAAGATAATTGGAGAGAACGACTAGATAAACCACTCATCGACTACCTCAAAGAAGCCGAATTTGCTTCAAAACTAAAAAAAATCAGTCAGTACATAGAACAATCCCAAAGGTCATAA
- a CDS encoding aspartate aminotransferase family protein codes for MDIKKIIESRMGENYSLHHQYINRTLVQVQRIIGFDKVYTKAKGAYLYDKEGNKYLDFLGGFGVFAIGRNNPEIKKAIIDVLDMDLPNMVQMDSALLSGLLAEALVKKFSERGLPHLNAVFICNSGTEAIEGAIKFARAATNRPRILSLINSFHGLSMGSLSVSGNPYFHEGFGPFLPGCEHIAMGDLNGLEHELKKGDVAAFLFEPVQGKGVYFPKDDYFIEAQKLCRKYGTLLLCDEVQTGLGRTGKWFAFEHWHLEPDIVTLAKALSGGYVPCGAIITRREIYQKVFNRLDRCIVHSSTFGRNNLACACGLATLSILEENQLIENAKNCGEKIETALIGLQKKHEWIKEVRVKGLMIAIEFGEPKSLTGKMAWKTIHAMDKGLFPQLIVSALMAEHRILSQVAANNQDIVKCLPPLIIGDEEINYFISSLDAVLAELKKFPGPLWNLGTNFMKAMKSQKEN; via the coding sequence ATGGATATAAAGAAAATTATAGAATCACGAATGGGAGAAAATTATTCTCTCCATCACCAATACATTAATAGGACTCTTGTCCAGGTCCAAAGAATCATAGGTTTCGATAAGGTTTATACAAAAGCAAAGGGAGCTTATCTCTATGACAAGGAGGGAAATAAATACTTGGATTTTCTTGGGGGTTTTGGAGTCTTCGCTATAGGAAGAAACAATCCAGAAATAAAAAAGGCCATCATTGATGTACTCGACATGGATCTGCCTAACATGGTACAGATGGATTCGGCACTTTTGAGTGGCCTTCTGGCAGAAGCGCTAGTAAAAAAATTTTCTGAACGCGGTCTTCCTCATCTTAATGCTGTTTTCATTTGCAATAGTGGAACCGAAGCCATTGAAGGAGCCATAAAATTTGCAAGAGCTGCAACCAACCGCCCTCGTATTCTTTCTTTGATTAATTCTTTTCATGGATTAAGCATGGGATCGTTATCAGTTTCTGGAAACCCTTATTTTCATGAGGGATTTGGTCCCTTTCTTCCTGGTTGCGAGCATATAGCAATGGGCGATTTAAATGGATTAGAACATGAGTTAAAAAAGGGGGATGTTGCAGCCTTTCTGTTTGAACCTGTCCAGGGAAAAGGCGTTTACTTTCCTAAAGATGATTATTTCATTGAAGCTCAAAAATTATGCAGGAAATACGGCACTTTACTCCTTTGCGATGAAGTGCAAACAGGACTAGGCAGAACAGGGAAATGGTTTGCGTTTGAACATTGGCATCTGGAACCTGATATAGTTACTCTGGCTAAAGCCCTAAGTGGAGGCTACGTTCCCTGTGGAGCAATTATTACCCGCAGAGAAATTTATCAAAAGGTTTTTAACCGGCTCGATCGGTGCATTGTCCATTCATCAACCTTTGGTCGAAATAATCTGGCCTGTGCCTGTGGTCTTGCGACCTTATCCATTCTTGAAGAAAATCAATTAATCGAAAATGCTAAAAATTGTGGAGAAAAGATAGAGACGGCTTTAATTGGTCTACAAAAAAAACATGAATGGATAAAAGAAGTCCGCGTAAAAGGACTGATGATCGCTATCGAATTTGGCGAGCCGAAATCTTTAACGGGCAAAATGGCTTGGAAAACTATTCATGCGATGGATAAAGGACTATTTCCTCAATTGATCGTTTCTGCATTAATGGCTGAACATAGGATATTGAGTCAGGTTGCCGCTAATAATCAGGACATTGTCAAATGCCTGCCTCCATTGATTATTGGTGATGAAGAAATCAACTACTTCATATCTTCTTTGGATGCGGTTCTTGCTGAGTTGAAAAAATTCCCTGGACCTCTTTGGAATCTGGGAACTAATTTCATGAAAGCGATGAAATCCCAGAAAGAAAATTAA
- a CDS encoding MBL fold metallo-hydrolase has protein sequence MKEPIIYTGGELQTNAYLIPGKKAYVCIDAPQGITSFLTQRKIEVETLLLTHGHFDHIWEAHLIEKTFQCPVYIHPADYNLLHHSGGSAYVGIKATIPSPKEIIPLPVLAGSSIHWGCSGLEFILFHIPGHSPGSVAFYVARMHAVFCGDILFAGSIGRTDLPGGSLSSLLEGIKNYLFSLPDNTVVYPGHGPSTTILKEKETNPFFNKQLEGKSSFFL, from the coding sequence ATGAAAGAACCCATAATTTATACTGGAGGTGAACTCCAAACGAACGCTTACCTAATTCCTGGGAAAAAAGCTTATGTCTGTATTGACGCCCCCCAGGGAATTACCTCCTTTCTTACCCAAAGGAAAATTGAAGTTGAAACTCTACTGCTCACTCATGGACATTTCGATCATATATGGGAAGCTCATTTGATAGAAAAAACTTTCCAATGTCCTGTTTACATTCATCCCGCTGACTATAACCTATTGCACCATTCTGGAGGCAGCGCCTATGTGGGGATAAAAGCAACCATTCCATCTCCAAAAGAGATTATCCCTCTACCTGTCCTTGCGGGAAGCAGCATTCATTGGGGTTGCAGTGGGCTAGAATTTATCCTTTTCCATATTCCAGGGCATAGCCCAGGCAGTGTAGCTTTTTATGTAGCCCGGATGCATGCCGTATTTTGCGGGGATATCCTTTTTGCCGGCTCCATCGGTCGAACAGATTTACCCGGAGGAAGCCTTAGCTCTCTTCTTGAAGGCATTAAAAATTACCTCTTTTCTTTACCCGATAACACTGTTGTTTATCCCGGCCATGGTCCCTCAACCACTATTCTGAAAGAAAAAGAAACCAATCCTTTTTTTAATAAACAACTAGAAGGAAAATCTTCTTTTTTCCTATAA
- a CDS encoding sugar phosphate isomerase/epimerase family protein, whose translation MNLGLSTSLFCDIPLNEALPIISQAGFKTVEIWASPDSLCRYVHFDYRNPNEVENIKRQLFSLGIQPLSLHSPFYPSFDLSHIDRSIQQESVNATLAAAEVLKEIGGKVLVVHPSGIEMSRISSREEEKSRLDQIEKSIDLIYQSIEKWGLVLALETLLPSFLGSDLEFLFQLVSRYPQNVGICFDTGHVFLKHKEHFILRYKEIANRVVALHVQDTFGEHDDHLPPGEGIIRWKDFIESLKEKNFQSTFLLELSSQRLDKNNPRNFLSKLYEHGIELINGL comes from the coding sequence GTGAATCTGGGGCTATCCACAAGTCTTTTTTGTGACATTCCTCTTAATGAGGCACTTCCGATTATTTCTCAAGCAGGATTCAAAACCGTTGAGATATGGGCTTCTCCTGATTCATTGTGTCGATATGTCCATTTTGATTATCGAAATCCAAATGAAGTCGAAAACATTAAAAGACAACTTTTTTCATTAGGTATACAGCCGTTGAGTTTGCATAGTCCTTTTTATCCTTCTTTTGATCTTTCTCATATTGATCGATCTATACAGCAAGAATCGGTCAACGCTACTTTAGCTGCTGCTGAAGTATTAAAAGAAATAGGAGGCAAAGTTCTTGTGGTTCATCCTTCGGGCATCGAAATGAGCCGTATTTCTAGCAGAGAAGAAGAAAAGTCAAGATTAGATCAGATTGAGAAAAGCATAGATCTGATTTATCAATCTATAGAAAAATGGGGATTAGTTTTGGCCTTAGAAACACTTTTGCCTTCTTTTCTTGGATCAGATTTAGAGTTTCTTTTTCAGCTTGTTTCTCGATATCCCCAGAATGTAGGGATATGTTTCGATACAGGTCATGTTTTTCTGAAACATAAGGAACATTTTATCCTTCGTTACAAAGAAATAGCTAACAGGGTTGTAGCTCTTCACGTTCAGGATACTTTTGGGGAGCATGATGATCATCTGCCTCCAGGAGAAGGGATCATTCGCTGGAAAGATTTCATAGAAAGCTTGAAGGAAAAAAACTTCCAGTCGACTTTTCTTTTGGAGTTAAGTAGCCAGAGGCTTGATAAAAATAACCCACGAAACTTTCTTAGCAAGCTCTATGAACACGGTATTGAGCTTATCAATGGACTGTAA
- a CDS encoding class I SAM-dependent methyltransferase, with protein sequence MITEYDSQTPLLQEILCLIKNQGPIPFDTYMSIHQSHPLYGYYSRGTRKRIGKRGDFFTSVSVGSLFGESLAMQCSEAWKQLKMNGSLWIVEAGAGGAELACDIVDWLDKNEADLSKQLSYLFIEPFSHNQKEQQREIEKRIGKTDRFCWVTGCEDLPSFCSPVILIANEFLDSLPVKRITFRNGCWMEQYVGINKENKLNFIELPLSARSGLDELIKKLPLPQIEGYTTEIHTEALKWITKLAQKLNCCLLFIIDYGLAEEEYFAPWRSNGTLRCYKNHKIFSDPFLFVGMSDITTHLNFSLIVKTAEENGMEPIGWLDQHHFFMGCLEKWHSRDPLFLSKNPQREQWIRKFFMLSHPLFMGNNFKFLLLSKNLPLSLKLPGLKFCQSKKP encoded by the coding sequence ATGATTACTGAATACGACAGCCAAACTCCTCTCCTCCAAGAGATCCTTTGTCTAATCAAGAATCAAGGGCCTATTCCTTTCGATACCTATATGTCGATTCATCAAAGTCATCCCCTATACGGATATTATTCTAGAGGTACTCGAAAACGGATTGGGAAAAGGGGAGATTTTTTCACAAGTGTTTCTGTAGGTTCTCTTTTTGGTGAGAGCCTTGCAATGCAATGTAGTGAAGCTTGGAAGCAATTAAAAATGAATGGCTCTCTATGGATTGTAGAGGCAGGTGCAGGAGGAGCAGAACTTGCTTGTGATATCGTCGATTGGTTGGATAAAAACGAAGCGGATTTATCGAAGCAGTTATCTTATCTCTTTATTGAGCCATTTTCCCACAACCAAAAAGAGCAACAAAGGGAAATTGAAAAGCGGATAGGCAAAACTGACCGTTTTTGTTGGGTAACAGGCTGTGAAGATCTCCCCTCTTTTTGCTCTCCTGTCATTTTAATCGCCAACGAATTTCTCGATAGCCTACCTGTCAAACGCATAACCTTTCGTAATGGCTGTTGGATGGAGCAATACGTAGGGATTAACAAAGAAAATAAACTTAATTTTATAGAACTGCCTCTCTCTGCCCGAAGCGGACTCGATGAGCTTATTAAAAAATTACCTCTTCCGCAAATAGAAGGATATACAACAGAAATCCACACCGAAGCGTTGAAGTGGATTACAAAGCTAGCTCAAAAACTGAATTGCTGCCTTCTTTTCATTATCGATTATGGATTAGCGGAAGAGGAATATTTTGCTCCTTGGCGATCAAATGGCACCCTTCGTTGTTATAAAAATCATAAAATTTTTTCAGATCCCTTTCTCTTTGTTGGCATGAGCGACATCACAACGCATCTTAATTTTAGTCTTATTGTAAAAACAGCAGAAGAAAATGGAATGGAACCAATAGGATGGCTAGACCAACATCATTTTTTTATGGGATGTTTAGAAAAATGGCATTCTAGAGATCCCCTGTTTCTTTCTAAAAACCCACAAAGGGAACAATGGATAAGAAAATTTTTTATGCTTTCCCACCCCCTTTTCATGGGAAATAATTTTAAGTTTTTGTTACTCTCTAAAAACCTTCCCCTTTCCCTAAAGCTACCTGGACTTAAATTTTGCCAATCAAAAAAGCCATGA
- a CDS encoding DNA glycosylase, translating to MLDYSIEQISCDWSLVGEVDKQLVDIDATLGSGQTFSWQRLANGIWIGQIGEVPYALVPEKKLSIYSPLGSFCAFKKYFQIELDLEKVLSSFPPKDRTLNKALHYCPRLRILKQDPWETLVSFLCSSAKPIVQIRKIVSRIRAFYGREVYPGFFSFPTAEEILDRGPTGLKEAKLGFRSDFIWSVSSIIWPMKKDYFFELEKTSTENIRHILMELPGVGRKIADCVLLFGFARLDVFPIDRWMERVLKTFYPSFLNKTKITSKDLIDFSSTYFGPFAGYAQQYLFYWSRSAFWKKGGLWEYH from the coding sequence ATGCTGGATTACTCCATTGAGCAAATTAGCTGTGATTGGTCTCTTGTTGGAGAAGTTGATAAGCAACTTGTCGATATCGATGCCACTTTGGGATCGGGTCAGACTTTTTCATGGCAGAGGTTAGCAAATGGCATATGGATAGGCCAAATAGGTGAAGTGCCTTATGCTTTAGTTCCCGAAAAAAAGCTGTCAATTTATAGCCCACTGGGTTCTTTTTGTGCTTTTAAAAAGTATTTCCAAATTGAACTGGATCTTGAAAAAGTGTTGAGCAGTTTTCCCCCAAAAGATAGGACTTTGAATAAAGCGTTGCATTATTGCCCTAGGCTCAGGATATTAAAACAGGATCCGTGGGAGACTCTTGTCAGCTTTCTCTGTTCCTCTGCAAAACCGATAGTTCAAATTCGCAAAATAGTCAGCCGGATAAGAGCTTTTTATGGTCGTGAAGTCTATCCAGGGTTTTTTTCCTTTCCCACTGCTGAAGAGATCCTGGACAGAGGACCTACAGGGTTAAAAGAGGCTAAACTGGGTTTCCGTTCAGATTTTATTTGGTCAGTTTCATCCATTATTTGGCCAATGAAAAAAGATTACTTCTTTGAGCTTGAGAAGACTTCAACAGAAAACATTAGACATATACTAATGGAGTTGCCAGGGGTAGGAAGAAAAATTGCCGACTGTGTACTTCTTTTTGGATTTGCAAGACTAGATGTTTTTCCTATCGACCGATGGATGGAAAGAGTATTAAAAACTTTTTACCCCTCTTTCTTAAACAAAACCAAGATAACTTCTAAAGATCTTATCGATTTTTCTTCAACCTATTTCGGTCCTTTTGCAGGTTATGCCCAACAATATCTTTTTTATTGGTCAAGATCAGCATTCTGGAAAAAAGGGGGTCTTTGGGAATACCATTAA
- a CDS encoding MerR family transcriptional regulator, with amino-acid sequence MNNEEKENNQTLTILAAGEGKIRLYSLEGLSRETGVDIEIVSLYIRMGLISPCDSPHGEDLFNDDAVFLLKQFERLRLEYRMGFQAIIRFYRIFKALQK; translated from the coding sequence ATGAATAACGAAGAAAAGGAAAATAATCAAACCCTTACTATCCTTGCTGCAGGAGAAGGAAAAATCAGGCTTTATTCTCTTGAAGGCTTATCAAGAGAAACGGGAGTTGATATCGAAATTGTTTCACTGTATATACGGATGGGGTTAATCAGTCCCTGTGATTCACCGCATGGAGAGGACCTTTTCAATGACGATGCTGTTTTTCTCCTTAAGCAGTTTGAAAGGCTAAGATTAGAATACAGAATGGGATTCCAAGCCATCATCAGGTTTTATAGAATATTCAAGGCCTTGCAAAAATAA
- a CDS encoding NADP-dependent isocitrate dehydrogenase has protein sequence MKKVPITVAYGDGIGPEIMDATLKIILEAGAQLEIETIEIGYKVYSKGNPSGIEPSSWESLKRTKVFLKAPITTPQGGGFKSLNVTVRKALGLYANVRPCMSFAPFIHTKHPGIDLVIIRENEEDLYGGIEHRQGVDAFQALKIMTRQGTERIIRYAFEYARCYGRKKVSSFTKDNILKITDGMFHKVFEEVAKEYPQIEKEHWIVDIGSAKLADSPQSFDVLVLANLYGDILSDVALQIAGSVGLGASANIGHGYSMFEAIHGSAPRRAGQNLANPSGLLLAAVQMLIHIGQNEIADRVYNAWLKTIEEGIHTYDVFREGTSRMKVGTKEFAQHVISNLGKVPEVLKPFCSSRFHENPKTDFRITVPPEKKELVGVDVFIDFEGSPVELARKLQDCGQRLKLEMIANRGMAVWPFAYGESLLAGPFQCRFVCANRENSLKIDHRDVISLLNVIQQRELEFTKTELLYSFNGVEGYSKVQGE, from the coding sequence ATGAAAAAAGTTCCAATAACGGTTGCATATGGGGATGGAATAGGGCCAGAAATCATGGATGCCACATTGAAGATCATCCTTGAAGCTGGAGCTCAACTTGAGATTGAAACGATTGAGATTGGTTATAAAGTTTATTCGAAGGGGAATCCTTCAGGTATCGAACCCTCTTCATGGGAAAGTTTAAAACGCACTAAAGTCTTTTTAAAAGCTCCCATAACCACCCCTCAAGGTGGAGGCTTCAAAAGTCTTAATGTAACTGTTCGTAAAGCCTTGGGGCTTTACGCCAATGTTAGACCCTGTATGTCCTTTGCCCCTTTCATCCATACGAAACATCCTGGGATCGATCTTGTTATTATTCGAGAAAACGAGGAAGATCTTTATGGAGGTATAGAGCATAGACAGGGGGTGGATGCTTTCCAAGCTTTAAAGATAATGACAAGACAGGGTACAGAACGAATTATTCGTTATGCCTTTGAATATGCTCGCTGTTATGGGAGAAAGAAAGTTAGCTCTTTTACCAAGGATAATATCCTTAAAATTACAGATGGAATGTTTCATAAAGTATTTGAGGAAGTGGCCAAAGAATATCCTCAAATTGAAAAAGAACATTGGATCGTGGATATTGGTTCTGCAAAGCTTGCAGATAGCCCCCAGTCTTTTGATGTTCTCGTTCTGGCTAACCTTTATGGGGACATTCTTTCAGATGTGGCTCTCCAAATAGCAGGTTCAGTAGGTCTTGGTGCTTCTGCCAATATTGGACATGGTTATTCGATGTTTGAAGCCATTCATGGTTCTGCACCTCGAAGAGCGGGTCAGAATTTGGCTAATCCTTCGGGGCTTCTTCTAGCTGCTGTTCAGATGCTAATCCATATAGGACAAAACGAGATTGCCGACAGGGTATATAATGCATGGTTAAAAACCATTGAAGAAGGAATACATACTTATGATGTTTTCCGTGAAGGGACAAGCAGGATGAAAGTGGGGACAAAGGAATTTGCTCAGCATGTGATTAGCAATTTGGGAAAAGTTCCAGAAGTTTTAAAACCTTTTTGTTCATCCCGATTTCATGAAAATCCAAAGACTGACTTTCGGATTACTGTTCCCCCAGAAAAAAAAGAATTGGTAGGAGTGGATGTATTTATCGATTTTGAGGGGAGTCCCGTTGAGTTGGCCCGAAAGTTGCAAGACTGTGGACAGCGTTTAAAGCTTGAAATGATTGCTAACCGGGGCATGGCCGTTTGGCCTTTTGCTTACGGAGAGTCTTTGCTTGCGGGTCCTTTTCAATGCCGTTTTGTTTGTGCAAATAGAGAAAACAGCTTAAAGATCGATCATAGAGATGTTATCAGCCTGTTGAATGTTATTCAACAAAGAGAATTAGAGTTCACAAAAACAGAATTATTGTATAGCTTTAATGGAGTAGAAGGGTATTCAAAAGTTCAGGGTGAATAA